Proteins encoded together in one Desulfonatronum thiosulfatophilum window:
- a CDS encoding nitrogenase component 1: MKTTESFVSTTNACKLCTPLGAAVAFKGLEGCVPFLHGSQGCATYMRRYIISHFREPMDIASSSLGEKDAVYGGKANLMQGILNVIRKYHAPAVGIATTCLTETIGDDVPTILHEFKKEYQAGCNGSMPALVHVSTPSYGGSHMEGFHATVRAMVDQLAEPKTDRHPSINIFSGFISPEDIRHLQDIFLHAGLSATILPDYSETLDGPALEDYQNIPGGGTPVERVRKMPGAAASIEFGRAIKPELSAGRLLEEKYGVALHSLGLPIGLRESDALFTTLEKLSGCATPRRYALERGRLLDAMVDGHKYIAGKKAVVYGEEDLVVGLTSFLSEIGIKPVLAASGGESGLLKSAVHAVTAEFPGEPPLVRDGVDFYQIVEQAQSLEPDLVIGNSKGYRELARARNIPLIRVGFPIHDRFGSQRILHLGYRGALNIYDMIVNALIEKKQDDSPVGYGYI; encoded by the coding sequence ATGAAAACCACCGAATCGTTTGTCTCCACCACCAATGCCTGCAAGCTCTGCACTCCGCTGGGCGCGGCCGTGGCGTTCAAGGGCCTGGAAGGATGCGTCCCGTTTCTGCACGGTTCCCAGGGCTGCGCCACCTATATGCGGCGCTACATCATCAGCCATTTCCGCGAGCCCATGGACATCGCTTCCTCCAGTCTGGGCGAGAAGGACGCCGTGTACGGCGGCAAGGCGAACCTGATGCAGGGCATCCTGAACGTAATCCGGAAATATCATGCTCCGGCCGTGGGTATTGCCACAACCTGCCTGACCGAAACCATCGGCGACGACGTGCCGACAATACTCCACGAATTCAAGAAGGAATATCAGGCCGGGTGCAACGGCAGCATGCCCGCCCTGGTTCACGTCAGCACACCCTCCTATGGAGGATCGCACATGGAAGGATTTCATGCCACGGTGCGGGCCATGGTCGATCAGTTGGCCGAACCGAAAACGGACAGACATCCCTCGATCAACATTTTTTCCGGCTTCATCTCCCCGGAAGACATCCGCCATTTGCAGGACATCTTTCTGCATGCCGGACTGTCCGCGACGATTCTGCCGGATTATTCCGAAACCCTGGATGGCCCTGCCCTGGAGGACTACCAGAACATTCCCGGTGGCGGGACGCCTGTGGAAAGGGTTCGAAAAATGCCCGGCGCCGCGGCGAGCATCGAGTTCGGCAGGGCGATCAAACCAGAACTCAGTGCCGGACGTCTTCTGGAAGAAAAATACGGTGTCGCGCTGCACTCCCTGGGCCTGCCCATCGGACTGCGGGAAAGCGACGCCCTGTTCACCACCCTCGAGAAATTGTCCGGTTGCGCCACGCCCAGAAGGTATGCTCTGGAACGCGGCCGACTTCTGGACGCCATGGTGGACGGACACAAGTACATTGCCGGCAAAAAGGCCGTCGTCTACGGCGAGGAAGATCTGGTCGTCGGCCTGACCTCCTTTCTGAGCGAAATCGGCATCAAGCCGGTACTGGCGGCCTCCGGCGGCGAATCCGGGCTGCTGAAGAGCGCGGTGCATGCCGTGACCGCGGAATTTCCCGGTGAGCCGCCTCTGGTGCGCGACGGCGTCGATTTCTACCAGATCGTGGAGCAGGCCCAGTCCCTGGAACCGGATTTGGTAATCGGCAACAGCAAAGGCTACCGGGAACTGGCCAGAGCCCGAAACATCCCCCTGATCCGCGTGGGTTTCCCCATCCACGACCGCTTCGGCTCCCAGCGAATTTTGCATTTAGGATACCGGGGCGCACTCAACATCTACGACATGATCGTGAACGCGCTGATCGAGAAGAAACAGGACGATTCGCCGGTGGGATACGGATATATCTGA
- a CDS encoding radical SAM protein — MSAPDTAKHPCFNVKAKGECGRVHLPVAPKCNIMCNYCNRKYDCVNESRPGVTSGVLKPHQALEYLTRILEKDPRITVVGIAGPGDPFANPKETLKTLRLIRERFPQMLFCLSSNGLGVLPYLDDLKKYGVTHMTITVNAVDPEIGRKFYAWVRDGKVLYRGLEAAKVMWERQQAVIAGLKERGIIVKVNTIITPGINDHHVEAIAAKMRDLGVDLLNCMPLFPAAETIFEDIPEPGKEEIEQIRTKAEKYLPQMRHCKRCRADAVGLLDQDKSAEFASCLSACSKTLPPMQTTDRPYVAVASMEGVLINQHLGEASSFQIWAEQNGAFTMVEVREAPPKGSGARRWYDLARTLKDCRSVLVSGVGDTPMAILSEEGINPLEMSGFIQEGLTAVYKGGNVNAFKHRREGKTCKAMGCTGDGGGCG; from the coding sequence ATGAGCGCTCCAGACACCGCAAAGCATCCATGCTTCAACGTCAAGGCCAAGGGCGAATGCGGCCGCGTGCACCTTCCCGTGGCGCCCAAATGCAACATCATGTGCAACTACTGCAACCGGAAATACGACTGCGTGAACGAATCACGTCCCGGCGTCACCTCCGGGGTGCTCAAGCCGCATCAGGCCCTGGAATATCTGACCCGCATCCTGGAGAAGGACCCGCGCATAACTGTTGTCGGCATTGCGGGGCCGGGCGATCCCTTTGCCAACCCCAAGGAAACGCTGAAAACACTCCGCCTGATCCGGGAGCGTTTTCCACAGATGCTGTTCTGCCTTTCCAGCAACGGCCTTGGTGTTTTGCCCTACCTGGATGATTTGAAAAAATACGGCGTCACCCACATGACCATCACCGTGAATGCGGTGGATCCGGAAATCGGCCGGAAATTCTATGCCTGGGTCAGGGACGGCAAGGTGCTCTATCGCGGCCTGGAAGCGGCCAAGGTAATGTGGGAACGCCAGCAGGCGGTCATCGCTGGACTCAAGGAACGGGGCATCATCGTCAAGGTGAATACCATTATCACACCCGGCATCAACGACCATCACGTGGAGGCCATCGCGGCCAAGATGCGCGATCTGGGCGTGGATCTGCTGAATTGCATGCCCCTCTTCCCTGCCGCGGAAACGATTTTCGAAGACATCCCCGAGCCGGGCAAGGAAGAAATCGAGCAGATTCGTACCAAGGCCGAAAAATACCTGCCCCAGATGCGGCACTGCAAACGCTGCCGGGCTGATGCCGTGGGGCTTCTGGACCAGGACAAGTCCGCCGAGTTCGCATCCTGCCTGAGCGCCTGCTCCAAGACCCTGCCGCCGATGCAGACCACGGACAGACCGTATGTCGCCGTGGCCTCCATGGAAGGAGTGCTCATCAACCAGCACCTGGGAGAGGCGTCTTCCTTTCAGATCTGGGCGGAGCAGAACGGCGCCTTCACCATGGTCGAGGTCCGCGAGGCTCCTCCCAAAGGCAGCGGAGCCAGGCGCTGGTACGACCTCGCGCGAACTCTCAAGGACTGCCGGTCCGTTCTGGTCTCGGGTGTCGGTGATACGCCCATGGCCATCCTCAGCGAGGAAGGCATAAACCCCCTGGAAATGAGCGGATTCATTCAGGAAGGACTGACGGCGGTCTACAAAGGCGGAAACGTCAACGCCTTCAAGCACCGCCGGGAAGGCAAAACCTGCAAGGCCATGGGCTGCACCGGCGACGGCGGCGGATGCGGATGA
- a CDS encoding ADP-ribosylglycohydrolase family protein, producing MKIARIERAQGCLLGQLSGDALGSLVEFQSLEQIRKTYPAGVRDMADGGTFNTIAGQPTDDSEMALGLARMLISHGTYDASAAKQVYVDWLNSNPFDCGTTIRAGLGGRPNSDSQANGAMMRISPLGIFGAGFELDQVADWARQDAELTHPHPICRQVNALFAMAIAQAVNTGSGSKELVADMLEWAQNMDMDPILFRVIKASINMPPRDYIRQQGWVLIAFGNALWQLVNAPTLEEAVIDTVSRGGDTDTNAAICGALLGAVHGRKAVPDRWITTILDCRPQAGKPGVHQPRPEMYWPVDALEIAEQLLEMS from the coding sequence ATGAAAATTGCACGGATTGAACGCGCTCAGGGCTGTCTGTTAGGTCAGTTGTCCGGAGATGCTCTCGGCAGCCTAGTGGAATTCCAGTCATTGGAGCAAATTCGCAAAACCTATCCTGCTGGGGTACGTGACATGGCGGATGGCGGCACATTCAATACCATCGCGGGTCAACCCACGGATGATTCCGAGATGGCGCTGGGTTTGGCCAGGATGTTGATTTCTCACGGCACGTATGATGCTTCGGCCGCGAAACAGGTCTACGTTGATTGGCTGAACTCCAACCCGTTTGACTGCGGCACAACTATCCGTGCCGGCCTGGGAGGCCGTCCAAATTCGGACAGTCAAGCCAACGGGGCCATGATGCGGATAAGCCCTTTGGGCATCTTCGGCGCTGGATTCGAGTTGGATCAGGTGGCGGATTGGGCACGCCAGGATGCGGAACTGACCCACCCCCATCCCATCTGCCGGCAAGTCAACGCGCTGTTCGCCATGGCCATTGCCCAGGCCGTCAATACCGGCAGCGGATCCAAGGAACTGGTCGCCGACATGCTCGAATGGGCCCAGAACATGGACATGGACCCGATACTGTTTCGGGTGATCAAGGCATCCATCAACATGCCGCCACGGGACTACATCCGCCAGCAGGGCTGGGTCCTGATCGCTTTCGGCAATGCCCTGTGGCAACTGGTCAACGCTCCGACCCTGGAGGAAGCTGTGATCGATACCGTGTCCCGCGGCGGAGACACGGACACCAATGCCGCCATTTGCGGCGCCTTGCTGGGTGCTGTACATGGCCGAAAAGCTGTACCGGACAGATGGATAACGACCATCCTTGACTGCCGTCCGCAAGCCGGCAAACCAGGGGTTCACCAACCCCGCCCGGAAATGTACTGGCCGGTGGATGCATTGGAGATTGCCGAACAACTGCTGGAAATGAGCTGA
- a CDS encoding helix-turn-helix transcriptional regulator produces MSDRMHQIVKLLRAVDLVARAQGATIKDLEEGLGVKRSSVYREIRILEQLGFPLYTDRPQGSRQQRWLLEPGYVQRLPNISLPDVRMTVSEMLALYMALSESSITRSAGFGERLDGLMVKLRHCFPEEMTEKLGRIQTLFVFTSKFSKDYSTKEDIIGDLSEAMLHQNICLVRYHAFSEDRVNHFKIEPLHFFEHAGGLYAYVRTPKHGDVITLAVERIMDLKVTDQEFEYPKDFDPQMRLAQAFGVTSDNAVFVRIRFSKDQARYVKERRWAAKQRIVENEDGSLVLEMTTAGLWEIARWVLTWGGDAEVLEPDELRVMVANEVGELAGIYL; encoded by the coding sequence ATGTCAGACAGAATGCATCAGATTGTCAAATTGCTCAGGGCCGTGGATCTCGTAGCCAGGGCGCAAGGGGCGACCATCAAGGATCTTGAGGAAGGCCTAGGAGTTAAACGGAGCAGTGTGTACCGCGAGATCCGTATACTGGAACAACTCGGCTTCCCGCTTTATACGGATCGACCGCAAGGTTCCCGGCAACAGCGCTGGTTGTTGGAGCCGGGATACGTCCAGCGCCTGCCGAACATCTCCCTCCCGGACGTGAGGATGACCGTCTCTGAGATGCTGGCCCTGTACATGGCCCTGAGCGAATCCTCCATCACGCGGAGCGCCGGGTTTGGCGAACGCCTGGATGGCCTGATGGTCAAGCTCAGGCATTGTTTCCCCGAGGAGATGACGGAGAAGCTGGGCCGGATTCAAACCTTGTTCGTGTTCACGAGCAAGTTCAGCAAGGACTATTCGACCAAGGAAGATATCATCGGCGACCTGTCCGAGGCCATGCTCCACCAGAATATCTGCTTGGTCCGATACCACGCCTTCAGCGAGGACAGGGTCAACCATTTCAAGATCGAACCCCTCCATTTTTTTGAGCATGCCGGCGGCCTGTATGCCTATGTCCGCACCCCGAAACACGGTGATGTGATCACTCTGGCCGTGGAGCGGATCATGGATTTGAAAGTTACTGACCAGGAATTCGAGTACCCAAAGGATTTCGATCCGCAAATGCGCTTGGCCCAAGCCTTTGGCGTGACCAGCGACAACGCCGTGTTTGTCCGCATCCGATTCAGCAAGGACCAAGCCCGTTACGTCAAGGAACGCAGATGGGCGGCGAAGCAGCGGATTGTTGAAAACGAGGACGGCTCCCTCGTGCTGGAAATGACCACTGCCGGACTTTGGGAGATAGCCCGTTGGGTACTTACTTGGGGCGGCGATGCGGAAGTATTGGAACCAGATGAACTGCGGGTAATGGTGGCAAACGAGGTGGGGGAACTGGCGGGAATATATCTGTAA
- a CDS encoding DUF2779 domain-containing protein: MTHRLSKSKIISGIQCLKRLWLEVHRPDLLEYDPSTQARMTTGWRVGEIACSILAPGGVLVGLDQGFGHALDMTSQHLALSTLPIYEATFAHDRILVRSDIVLPAQNGQDGLTVIEVKSSTKVKDYHYQDCAIQYRVLRGIGHEIREMRVAVIDNTFVYPGGGNYAGLLRVEDVTAEIKEMQPQVEEWIGQCLVALHGSIPDLEMGGQCDTPFGCPFQDFCTPNNRPEYPLSCLPRLRAGLSTQLLEEGHADIRDIPPGRLENTTRERVRRVTVSGQEEWLPGTSAILNALPFPWHFLDFETMQFAVPIWVGTRPYEQLPFQWSCHVLDTSSTDPNALRHLEFLDLTGQPPMRGFAESLLAASGTTGTIFVYGHFEAMIIRGLIRRFPDLEAPLQALLDRITDLLPIMREHYYHPQMFGSWSLKSILPCLAPDLSYAELTDVQHGGQAQDAYLEAIAPKTTPSRREELRKALVKYCALDTLGLVRIVEVMRGKG; this comes from the coding sequence ATGACCCACCGTCTCTCCAAGTCAAAAATCATCTCCGGCATCCAATGTTTGAAACGGCTCTGGCTGGAGGTGCATCGCCCGGACCTTCTGGAGTACGACCCGTCGACCCAGGCCAGGATGACCACCGGCTGGAGAGTGGGCGAGATAGCATGTTCGATCTTGGCCCCAGGCGGAGTTCTTGTCGGCCTGGACCAGGGCTTCGGCCATGCCCTGGACATGACCAGCCAACACCTCGCCCTCTCCACCTTGCCGATCTACGAGGCCACCTTTGCCCATGACCGGATTCTGGTGCGTTCGGACATCGTCCTGCCCGCCCAAAACGGCCAGGACGGTCTGACGGTGATCGAGGTCAAGTCCTCCACCAAGGTCAAGGACTATCACTACCAGGACTGCGCCATTCAGTACCGGGTGCTGCGAGGGATCGGCCATGAGATTCGTGAAATGCGGGTGGCAGTGATCGACAATACCTTTGTCTATCCAGGCGGCGGGAACTACGCGGGACTGTTGCGGGTCGAGGACGTGACCGCCGAGATCAAGGAGATGCAGCCCCAGGTCGAGGAATGGATCGGTCAATGCCTAGTCGCGTTGCACGGGTCCATCCCCGACCTGGAAATGGGTGGTCAGTGCGATACGCCTTTCGGTTGTCCGTTCCAGGACTTCTGCACCCCCAATAACAGGCCGGAATATCCACTGAGCTGCCTGCCAAGACTCCGGGCCGGTCTGTCCACCCAACTCCTTGAGGAAGGACATGCGGACATTCGGGACATCCCACCCGGACGGCTGGAGAACACTACTCGGGAGCGGGTCCGCCGCGTGACCGTCTCCGGCCAGGAGGAATGGCTTCCCGGCACGTCCGCGATTCTCAACGCCCTTCCTTTCCCCTGGCACTTTCTGGACTTCGAAACCATGCAGTTCGCCGTTCCCATCTGGGTCGGCACGCGCCCCTACGAACAACTGCCCTTTCAATGGTCCTGCCATGTGCTGGATACATCCAGCACCGACCCTAACGCGCTACGGCACCTCGAATTCCTTGACCTAACTGGCCAACCGCCCATGCGCGGCTTCGCCGAATCCCTGCTGGCCGCCAGCGGAACGACCGGCACGATCTTCGTCTACGGCCATTTCGAGGCCATGATCATCCGAGGCCTGATCCGGCGCTTTCCCGACCTGGAGGCCCCCTTGCAAGCCCTGTTGGACCGGATCACGGACCTCCTGCCCATCATGCGGGAACACTACTACCATCCCCAAATGTTCGGAAGCTGGTCCCTCAAATCCATCCTGCCCTGCCTGGCCCCGGACCTGAGTTACGCCGAACTGACCGATGTCCAGCACGGAGGCCAAGCCCAGGATGCCTACCTGGAAGCCATCGCCCCGAAAACCACTCCGTCGCGCAGGGAGGAACTGCGCAAGGCGTTGGTGAAGTACTGCGCCCTGGATACGTTGGGCTTGGTGAGGATCGTGGAGGTGATGCGCGGGAAGGGTTGA
- a CDS encoding AAA family ATPase has translation MPRRARKRTVISPEFLMDSDDRFARQKAAEYLLRTVTGMKKLEAASLELVFWIVGGKGMSVLLEHVTAGMPAGNKRIVDDSWLGVPDTVETSDDIDALQEVLPKLNQRAAARVRSAARDMLAKLLAVEEYDQCPLRQNMAAIQQTFRLSDLETDLVMFAFLLRVCKPFNAYYEDHLECETYSGRRHLAFALNVNSWELREALSGQLGKLGIVTMDGYSLDLDDDVLKTLQQGRADQLYVNYFRKTETSDLPLNYHLLPSETVRHVLGLLAAKGESSTHILLYGPPGTGKTSFARALAGKLNCPAYEIVHQEDNSAQGLRKAIQACLNVTNSGDGSLMIVDESEGLLEAGRSFFDRGEVRDKGWLNQLLETPGVRAIWITNEVDCIDDSTKRRFAFSLCFTKFNRSKRMILWKFVLRHHEAGNLLTVGQIKALADTYDLNAGILATAVQKAKELHGEQNQEKFHAALRRSLDAYQLLAENGVPRTRTNELQRDYSLEGLNYNSNGPDFLGRMNLLTKAAAKSPSAGISALFYGPPGTGKSEMAKYLGWKLNRKLVVKSASDLLDPYVGMSERRIALAFQEATEEQGILVIDEVDTFLSSRGNAQRSWEVSMVNEFLTQMEHYKGILVCTTNNFSWLDRAALRRFLFKVEFDYLLPSGNIVFYHKLLGHLVAELLTDSQTEQIRTIARLTPGDFRVVRDQTLILPESELNHAMLIESLECEAQARQAHGDSRKVGFC, from the coding sequence ATGCCGCGACGAGCACGCAAAAGAACTGTGATTAGTCCTGAATTCTTGATGGATTCAGACGACCGTTTCGCCAGGCAAAAAGCGGCTGAGTATCTTCTGCGCACAGTGACGGGAATGAAAAAACTCGAGGCCGCCAGCCTGGAACTGGTTTTCTGGATTGTGGGCGGGAAGGGGATGTCGGTATTGCTGGAGCATGTCACGGCTGGAATGCCGGCCGGCAATAAGCGAATTGTTGATGATTCTTGGCTTGGGGTGCCGGACACGGTGGAGACAAGCGACGATATTGACGCCCTCCAGGAAGTATTGCCCAAGCTGAATCAACGTGCCGCGGCCAGGGTTCGGAGTGCGGCGCGGGATATGCTGGCAAAATTGTTGGCCGTCGAGGAATATGACCAATGCCCGTTGCGGCAGAACATGGCGGCCATCCAGCAGACGTTCCGGCTTTCGGACCTGGAAACTGACTTGGTCATGTTCGCGTTTTTGTTGCGCGTTTGTAAGCCCTTCAACGCCTACTACGAGGATCATTTGGAGTGCGAGACCTATTCCGGGCGGCGACACTTGGCCTTCGCTCTGAACGTGAACTCTTGGGAGTTGCGCGAGGCCCTTTCAGGCCAACTCGGCAAACTGGGCATCGTCACCATGGACGGCTACTCCCTGGACCTTGACGACGACGTGTTGAAGACTTTGCAGCAGGGGCGAGCCGACCAACTGTACGTCAACTACTTCCGCAAAACCGAGACCAGCGACCTGCCGTTGAACTATCACCTGTTGCCGTCGGAAACCGTGCGCCATGTACTCGGACTATTGGCTGCGAAGGGTGAATCCTCAACCCATATTCTGCTATACGGCCCTCCGGGCACCGGCAAAACCAGCTTTGCCCGTGCTCTCGCCGGAAAGCTGAACTGCCCGGCTTACGAAATCGTGCATCAGGAGGATAACAGCGCCCAGGGTTTGCGAAAGGCCATTCAGGCATGTCTGAACGTGACGAATTCCGGAGATGGCTCGTTGATGATCGTGGACGAGTCGGAAGGTTTGTTGGAAGCCGGGCGCTCCTTTTTCGACCGGGGCGAGGTCCGTGACAAGGGATGGCTGAATCAGCTCCTTGAAACGCCGGGCGTACGAGCAATTTGGATCACCAACGAGGTTGACTGTATCGACGATTCCACCAAGCGTCGTTTTGCCTTCAGCCTCTGCTTTACCAAATTCAATCGTTCCAAACGGATGATTCTCTGGAAATTCGTGCTCCGTCATCACGAAGCGGGCAATCTGCTGACCGTTGGACAGATCAAGGCCCTGGCCGACACATATGACCTCAATGCCGGAATCCTGGCGACAGCCGTGCAAAAGGCCAAGGAACTGCACGGGGAACAGAACCAGGAAAAATTCCATGCCGCCCTGCGTCGTTCATTGGATGCCTATCAATTGTTGGCGGAGAATGGCGTACCTCGAACGCGAACAAATGAGTTGCAACGGGATTATTCACTGGAAGGTCTGAATTACAACTCCAATGGACCCGACTTTCTGGGGCGGATGAACCTGTTGACCAAGGCCGCGGCCAAGAGCCCTTCAGCTGGCATCTCGGCTTTGTTTTATGGGCCTCCGGGGACGGGAAAGAGCGAAATGGCCAAGTATCTTGGATGGAAATTGAACCGCAAGCTGGTCGTCAAAAGCGCAAGCGACCTGCTTGATCCGTATGTGGGCATGAGTGAACGCCGCATTGCTTTGGCATTTCAGGAGGCGACCGAAGAACAGGGCATTCTGGTCATCGACGAGGTGGATACGTTTCTCTCTTCCAGGGGCAACGCGCAGCGCTCGTGGGAAGTCAGCATGGTCAACGAATTTTTGACCCAGATGGAACACTACAAAGGGATACTGGTCTGCACCACGAACAATTTTTCCTGGCTGGACAGGGCGGCACTGCGGCGGTTTTTGTTCAAAGTGGAGTTCGACTACCTTCTCCCGTCGGGCAATATCGTGTTCTATCATAAACTGCTTGGCCATCTTGTTGCCGAATTGTTGACCGACAGCCAAACCGAGCAGATTCGGACCATTGCCAGGTTAACTCCCGGGGACTTTCGAGTGGTTCGCGATCAAACCCTGATTCTGCCGGAAAGCGAGTTGAACCATGCTATGCTGATAGAGTCACTGGAATGCGAAGCACAAGCCAGGCAAGCCCATGGCGATTCCCGCAAAGTAGGGTTTTGCTAG
- a CDS encoding helix-turn-helix transcriptional regulator, translating into MRGRNITQVVKAVDLLCQPEGITINQMAKALEVDRRNVYRVLDVIQDLGFPIYDEVIFGRQKTWKMEPDYALKLPNITLPDVRLNVAEVIALHLLRAESTLYAGTDIEARIDSAFAKLSQFVPNGLYGQLKKLNTLFVSNKKLTKDYSGKEDIIDALSGAMLRTKTCIVIYHAFVDDLDKTFRIDPLHFFESNGGLYLFVRVPKYGDIRILAVERINSIEELDKVFNYPVDFSPEEKLSQAFGMVYDDPIDLEVVFSACQAKYIKERIFSPDQEIQEHQDGSVTLKMKTSGWHDVKRWILGFGSEAVVVRPVEMRDEIVEEYKVALERNVCV; encoded by the coding sequence ATGCGTGGAAGGAACATAACCCAAGTCGTCAAAGCAGTGGACCTGCTTTGCCAGCCTGAAGGGATCACCATCAACCAGATGGCCAAGGCCCTGGAAGTGGATCGTCGAAATGTCTACCGCGTTTTGGACGTGATTCAGGATTTGGGGTTCCCAATATATGACGAAGTCATTTTTGGCCGCCAAAAAACCTGGAAGATGGAACCTGACTATGCCCTGAAACTACCCAACATTACCCTGCCAGATGTCCGCCTGAACGTCGCTGAGGTCATCGCCCTGCACCTTCTCCGCGCTGAGTCTACCCTTTACGCGGGAACGGACATCGAGGCCCGGATTGATTCAGCCTTTGCAAAACTGTCCCAATTCGTACCCAATGGTTTGTATGGCCAACTCAAGAAACTGAATACGCTCTTTGTTTCCAATAAGAAGTTGACCAAGGACTATTCCGGCAAGGAGGACATTATTGATGCGTTGTCCGGGGCAATGCTCAGAACCAAGACCTGCATTGTAATTTACCATGCCTTTGTGGACGATCTGGACAAAACCTTTCGAATCGATCCGCTCCATTTCTTCGAAAGCAACGGCGGCCTGTACCTGTTCGTGCGGGTTCCCAAATATGGCGATATCCGCATTCTGGCCGTTGAACGTATCAACAGCATTGAAGAACTGGATAAAGTGTTCAATTATCCGGTCGACTTCAGCCCAGAAGAAAAGCTTTCCCAAGCATTCGGGATGGTATATGACGACCCCATTGACCTGGAGGTCGTCTTTTCTGCGTGTCAAGCCAAATACATCAAGGAACGGATTTTCTCGCCGGATCAGGAAATCCAAGAGCACCAGGACGGAAGCGTTACCCTGAAAATGAAAACATCAGGCTGGCATGACGTGAAGCGGTGGATTTTGGGATTTGGTTCAGAGGCGGTGGTGGTACGGCCGGTGGAGATGCGAGACGAGATTGTTGAGGAGTACAAAGTGGCACTGGAGAGAAACGTTTGTGTGTGA
- a CDS encoding WYL domain-containing protein codes for MAKLEACFPEGTLNKLRKIQTLFVSSEKFSKDYSDKEEIIEDLLDAMLQQKVCVIRYHAHGEDQINKFMVEPLHFFEHQGGLYAYVQVPKHGKIITLAVARIIELTVTAQKFDYPEGFELMNTLPWLSGVTTEDPMLVRIRFTRDQARYVKERRWAAEQIIVEEDDGSIILEMRTSGLWEIARWVISWGSDAEVLEPSDLKISLETEINKMNKLCSE; via the coding sequence ATGGCTAAACTCGAAGCCTGTTTTCCTGAAGGAACTCTCAACAAGCTCAGGAAAATTCAGACCTTGTTTGTTTCTTCGGAGAAGTTCAGCAAGGACTACTCAGATAAAGAGGAAATTATTGAAGATTTGTTGGACGCCATGCTTCAACAGAAAGTCTGTGTGATACGATATCACGCCCATGGGGAAGACCAGATAAACAAGTTCATGGTTGAGCCACTTCACTTTTTTGAACACCAGGGCGGACTGTATGCTTACGTACAAGTGCCCAAGCATGGTAAAATCATAACCCTGGCCGTGGCGCGGATTATTGAACTGACAGTCACGGCACAGAAATTCGATTACCCGGAGGGCTTTGAACTGATGAACACTTTGCCTTGGCTTTCGGGGGTGACCACCGAGGACCCCATGCTGGTCAGGATTCGTTTTACTAGAGACCAAGCACGGTACGTCAAGGAACGTAGGTGGGCGGCGGAACAAATAATTGTGGAGGAGGATGACGGTTCGATAATACTGGAGATGCGAACCTCGGGCTTGTGGGAGATAGCGAGATGGGTTATTTCATGGGGCAGTGATGCTGAGGTGTTAGAGCCAAGCGATTTAAAGATTTCACTAGAAACTGAAATTAACAAAATGAATAAGTTATGCTCAGAGTAA
- a CDS encoding HTH domain-containing protein: MSRGRRINQILRTVDLFARPQGASIGDLMEELGISRRSVYRQIETIEELGFPLYDDRPAGERQKRWKFEEGYLKKLPNISLPDMELHLSEMLALCMVIGESRLIKGTGHGKVPGAIDG, translated from the coding sequence ATGAGCAGAGGCAGACGCATCAATCAAATTTTGCGCACCGTGGACCTCTTTGCTCGCCCACAAGGGGCGAGCATTGGGGATCTCATGGAGGAACTGGGCATTTCCCGCCGGAGCGTCTACAGGCAAATCGAAACCATAGAGGAGCTTGGCTTTCCTCTTTACGACGACAGGCCTGCGGGGGAACGGCAAAAGCGCTGGAAATTCGAGGAGGGGTATCTCAAGAAGCTACCGAATATTTCACTTCCGGACATGGAATTGCATCTATCCGAAATGCTGGCCTTGTGCATGGTCATCGGCGAGTCAAGGTTGATCAAGGGCACGGGCCATGGAAAGGTCCCTGGGGCGATTGATGGCTAA
- a CDS encoding PH domain-containing protein, with the protein MACLALYGIGIFLLLFLEFLRCYERYSINDENMVIEKGILSKKRQAFKIADIKSVHIEQNWIERLLRVGALWISIGNASGHQIVLKGIRNPVFVYDQLSKQ; encoded by the coding sequence ATGGCTTGTCTTGCTCTGTATGGCATAGGCATATTTCTCTTATTATTTCTAGAATTTTTGCGCTGCTACGAGCGGTACTCCATAAACGATGAAAACATGGTCATTGAAAAGGGAATATTATCCAAAAAAAGACAAGCCTTCAAAATAGCAGATATAAAATCTGTCCACATTGAACAAAACTGGATCGAAAGGTTACTCCGGGTCGGAGCATTGTGGATTTCTATAGGAAATGCATCTGGACATCAAATCGTCCTAAAAGGCATTCGCAACCCCGTGTTCGTTTATGATCAACTCAGCAAACAGTAA